The Streptomyces seoulensis genome contains a region encoding:
- a CDS encoding 3-hydroxyacyl-CoA dehydrogenase NAD-binding domain-containing protein, which translates to MTESTTIRWEQDDTGVVTLVLDDPGQSANTMNQAFRDSLAVITDRLEAEKESVRGVILTSAKKTFFAGGDLRDLIKVTPETAQDLFDGGLAIKRNLRRIETLGVPVVAAVNGAALGGGFEIALACHHRIALDAPGSKIGCPEVTLGLLPGGGGVARTVRLLGITDALLKVLLQGTQYNPRRALENGLVHEVVETPEELTARARAFIDANPESQQPWDKPGYKIPGGTPANPKFAANLPAFPASLRKQTGGAPYPAPRNILAAAVEGAQVDFETAQVIEARYFVELAAGQTAKNMIQAFFFDLQAVNSGVSRPKGIEPRKVRKVAVLGAGMMGAGIAYSCARAGIEVVLKDVSLEAAAKGKGYSEKLCAKAVAKGRTSQEKADALLARITPAADAADLAGCDAVIEAVFEDTALKHKVFQEIQSVVEPDALLCSNTSTLPITALAEGVERQGDFIGLHFFSPVDKMPLVEIIKGERTGDEALARAFDLVRQINKTPIVVNDSRGFFTSRVIGHFINEGVAMVGEGVEPASVEQAAAQAGYPAKVLSLMDELTLTLPRKIRAETRRAVEEAGGTWTPHPADEVVDRLVDEFGRPGRSGGAGFYDYEDGRRAGLWPGLREHFTKPGHEIPFRDMQERMLFAEALDTVRLLEEGVLTSVADANIGSILGIGFPGWTGGVLQYVNGYEGGLPGFVARARELADRYGDRFTPPALLVEKAERGETFTDAR; encoded by the coding sequence ATGACCGAGAGCACCACCATCCGCTGGGAACAGGACGACACCGGTGTCGTCACCCTCGTCCTCGACGACCCCGGCCAGTCCGCGAACACCATGAACCAGGCGTTCCGCGACTCCCTCGCCGTGATCACCGACCGGCTGGAGGCCGAGAAGGAATCGGTCCGGGGCGTCATCCTCACCTCCGCCAAGAAGACCTTCTTCGCGGGCGGCGACCTGCGCGACCTGATCAAGGTCACGCCCGAGACCGCCCAGGACCTCTTCGACGGCGGCCTCGCCATCAAGCGGAACCTGCGCCGCATCGAGACCCTCGGCGTGCCCGTGGTCGCCGCGGTCAACGGCGCGGCCCTCGGCGGCGGCTTCGAGATCGCCCTCGCCTGCCACCACCGGATCGCCCTCGACGCCCCCGGCTCCAAGATCGGCTGCCCCGAGGTCACCCTCGGCCTGCTCCCCGGCGGTGGCGGCGTCGCCCGTACCGTCCGGCTGCTCGGCATCACCGACGCGCTGCTGAAGGTGCTGCTCCAGGGCACCCAGTACAACCCGCGCCGCGCTCTGGAGAACGGCCTCGTCCACGAGGTGGTGGAGACGCCGGAGGAGCTGACCGCCCGGGCCCGCGCCTTCATCGACGCCAACCCCGAGTCCCAGCAGCCCTGGGACAAGCCCGGCTACAAGATCCCCGGCGGCACCCCGGCCAACCCCAAGTTCGCCGCCAACCTGCCCGCCTTCCCGGCCTCGCTGCGCAAGCAGACGGGCGGCGCGCCCTACCCGGCGCCGCGCAACATCCTCGCCGCCGCGGTCGAGGGCGCCCAGGTCGACTTCGAGACCGCGCAGGTCATCGAGGCCCGCTACTTCGTGGAGCTGGCGGCCGGGCAGACCGCGAAGAACATGATCCAGGCGTTCTTCTTCGACCTCCAGGCCGTCAACTCCGGCGTCAGCCGCCCCAAGGGCATCGAACCCCGCAAGGTGCGCAAGGTCGCCGTGCTCGGCGCGGGCATGATGGGCGCCGGGATCGCCTACTCCTGCGCCCGCGCCGGGATCGAGGTCGTCCTCAAGGACGTCTCGCTGGAGGCGGCCGCCAAGGGCAAGGGCTACTCCGAGAAGCTATGCGCCAAGGCCGTCGCCAAGGGCCGCACCAGCCAGGAGAAGGCCGACGCCCTGCTGGCCCGGATCACCCCGGCCGCCGACGCGGCCGACCTCGCGGGCTGCGACGCGGTGATCGAGGCGGTCTTCGAGGACACCGCGCTCAAGCACAAGGTGTTCCAGGAGATCCAGTCCGTCGTGGAGCCCGACGCGCTGCTCTGCTCCAACACCTCCACGCTCCCCATCACCGCGCTGGCCGAGGGCGTCGAGCGCCAGGGCGACTTCATCGGGCTGCACTTCTTCTCGCCGGTCGACAAGATGCCGCTGGTCGAGATCATCAAGGGCGAGCGCACCGGTGACGAGGCGCTGGCCCGCGCCTTCGACCTGGTCCGGCAGATCAACAAGACCCCGATCGTCGTCAACGACTCGCGCGGCTTCTTCACCTCACGGGTGATCGGCCACTTCATCAACGAGGGCGTCGCCATGGTCGGTGAGGGCGTGGAACCCGCCTCGGTGGAGCAGGCCGCCGCCCAGGCCGGCTACCCCGCCAAGGTCCTCTCCCTGATGGACGAGCTGACCCTGACCCTCCCGCGCAAGATCCGCGCGGAGACCCGCCGGGCCGTGGAGGAGGCGGGCGGCACCTGGACCCCGCACCCCGCCGACGAGGTCGTGGACCGCCTGGTCGACGAGTTCGGCCGCCCCGGCCGCAGCGGCGGCGCCGGCTTCTACGACTACGAGGACGGCAGGCGCGCGGGCCTCTGGCCGGGCCTGCGCGAGCACTTCACCAAGCCCGGTCACGAGATCCCGTTCCGCGACATGCAGGAGCGGATGCTCTTCGCGGAGGCCCTGGACACCGTCCGCCTCCTGGAGGAAGGCGTCCTGACCTCGGTCGCCGACGCCAACATCGGCTCCATCCTCGGCATCGGCTTCCCCGGCTGGACCGGCGGCGTCCTGCAGTACGTCAACGGCTACGAGGGCGGCCTGCCGGGCTTCGTGGCACGGGCCCGCGAACTGGCGGACCGCTACGGAGACCGCTTCACCCCGCCCGCGCTGCTGGTGGAGAAGGCGGAGCGGGGGGAGACCTTCACCGACGCCCGCTGA
- a CDS encoding M1 family metallopeptidase, producing MHRRIIAPSALAAASLLLAIPASAATFAPGAPGIGDPYYPQYGNGGYDVSHYDLRLQYQPRTDELQGTATILAKTTQDLSSFDLDFLLDVSEVRVNGAKAAFTTSGEHELVVTPKTPLAKGTQVTVVVRYSGVPSTKSAYGFSTWHRTPDGAIAADEPEAAWWWFPSNDHPSDKATYDVSVAVPDGTQAISNGTLQSTSSKLGWTRYNWRQDKPQATYLATLALGRFDITTSTSEGGVPVINAYSKDLGANDGAARASVERTGELVDWLSGYFGPYPFSSAGGYVPNTTTGYALETQTRVYYSPKQFAAGSNASVVVHELAHQWYGDDVSLKGWKDIWINEGFARYAQWLWSEHEGEGTTRELADYVYASHPADDPFWTVAPGDPGADAQFDLAVYDRGALAVQALREEIGDDAFFALLKGWPKKHAYGNASVADFQKYAEQVSGKPLAALFDTWLFQPSKPDARDAGAASLAPSAAVKAAQPKSWKKIEATNDVHAH from the coding sequence GTGCACCGCAGAATCATCGCGCCGAGCGCACTGGCCGCGGCCTCCCTCCTGCTGGCGATCCCGGCGTCGGCCGCGACGTTCGCCCCCGGCGCGCCGGGCATCGGCGACCCCTACTACCCGCAGTACGGCAACGGCGGCTACGACGTCTCGCACTACGACCTGAGGCTCCAGTACCAGCCGAGGACGGACGAGCTGCAGGGCACCGCGACCATCCTGGCGAAGACCACGCAGGACCTGTCCAGCTTCGACCTGGACTTCCTGCTGGACGTGAGCGAGGTGCGGGTCAACGGCGCCAAGGCCGCGTTCACCACTTCGGGCGAGCATGAACTGGTGGTCACCCCGAAGACCCCGCTGGCCAAGGGGACGCAGGTCACCGTGGTCGTCCGCTACAGCGGGGTGCCGTCCACGAAGAGCGCGTACGGCTTCTCCACCTGGCACCGCACCCCGGACGGCGCGATCGCGGCCGACGAGCCCGAGGCGGCCTGGTGGTGGTTCCCCAGCAACGACCACCCCAGCGACAAGGCCACCTACGACGTGTCGGTGGCGGTGCCGGACGGCACCCAGGCGATCTCCAACGGCACGCTCCAGTCGACGAGCTCGAAGCTCGGCTGGACGCGCTACAACTGGCGGCAGGACAAGCCGCAGGCGACCTACCTGGCCACCCTCGCGCTCGGCCGGTTCGACATCACCACCTCCACCTCCGAGGGCGGGGTGCCGGTGATCAACGCCTACAGCAAGGACCTCGGCGCGAACGACGGGGCGGCACGGGCGAGCGTGGAGCGCACCGGCGAGCTGGTGGACTGGCTGAGCGGCTATTTCGGGCCGTATCCGTTCTCCTCGGCGGGCGGTTACGTCCCCAACACCACCACCGGGTACGCGCTGGAGACGCAGACCCGCGTCTACTACAGCCCCAAGCAGTTCGCGGCCGGCTCCAACGCCTCGGTGGTCGTGCACGAGCTGGCCCACCAGTGGTACGGCGACGACGTGTCGCTCAAGGGCTGGAAGGACATCTGGATCAACGAGGGCTTCGCCCGCTACGCGCAGTGGCTCTGGTCCGAGCACGAGGGCGAGGGCACCACGCGCGAGCTGGCGGACTACGTGTACGCCTCGCACCCGGCCGACGACCCGTTCTGGACCGTCGCGCCCGGTGACCCCGGCGCCGACGCCCAGTTCGACCTCGCCGTCTACGACCGTGGCGCGCTCGCCGTGCAGGCGCTGCGCGAGGAGATCGGCGACGACGCGTTCTTCGCGCTGCTGAAGGGCTGGCCGAAGAAGCACGCCTACGGCAACGCCTCGGTGGCCGACTTCCAGAAGTACGCCGAGCAGGTGTCCGGCAAGCCGCTGGCCGCGCTCTTCGACACCTGGCTGTTCCAGCCGTCGAAGCCGGACGCGAGGGACGCCGGCGCGGCCTCTCTCGCCCCGTCCGCCGCGGTGAAGGCCGCCCAGCCGAAGTCGTGGAAGAAGATCGAGGCGACGAACGACGTGCACGCGCACTGA
- a CDS encoding MerR family transcriptional regulator — translation MTTEAEDPTLTIDELAARSGVTVRTVRFYGTRGLLPPPEIGPRRVGRYGREHLARLALIEELRVQGMTLAAIERYLSRLPADLTAQDLAVHRAVVSSWAPEAVETIGRAELDRRAGRRLSDEDVRRLAAMDVLAPEEDQAPEEGEDAYRVDSGMLRLAVQLLDLPFSQEVILAARTTLLDHSRAAARELSSLLRDTVTERAPKDVRTLSAHMQPLVIQALLTTFQRSLRQEVREWLGDDDAGRAPEDRAPGTRPA, via the coding sequence ATGACGACCGAGGCCGAGGACCCGACCCTCACCATCGACGAGCTGGCGGCACGGTCCGGCGTCACCGTGCGCACGGTGCGTTTCTACGGCACCCGAGGTCTGCTCCCGCCGCCCGAGATAGGTCCCCGACGGGTCGGACGGTACGGCCGCGAGCACCTGGCCCGGCTGGCGCTGATCGAGGAGCTGCGGGTCCAGGGGATGACGCTGGCCGCGATCGAGCGCTATCTGAGCCGGCTCCCGGCCGACCTCACCGCCCAGGACCTCGCGGTGCACCGGGCGGTGGTCTCCTCCTGGGCCCCGGAGGCGGTGGAGACGATCGGCCGCGCGGAACTGGACCGCCGGGCGGGCCGACGGCTCAGCGACGAGGACGTACGGCGTCTGGCGGCGATGGACGTCCTGGCACCCGAGGAGGACCAGGCGCCCGAGGAGGGGGAGGACGCCTACCGGGTCGACTCCGGCATGCTGCGCCTCGCCGTGCAGCTCCTGGACCTGCCCTTCTCCCAGGAGGTCATCCTCGCCGCCCGCACCACCCTGCTCGACCACTCCCGCGCCGCCGCCCGGGAACTCTCGTCCCTGCTGCGCGACACGGTCACCGAACGCGCCCCGAAGGACGTCCGCACCCTCTCCGCCCACATGCAGCCCCTGGTGATCCAGGCGCTCCTGACCACCTTCCAGCGGTCGCTGCGGCAGGAGGTGCGGGAGTGGCTGGGGGACGACGACGCGGGGCGCGCCCCGGAGGACCGAGCCCCCGGAACGCGCCCCGCTTAG
- a CDS encoding Xaa-Pro dipeptidyl-peptidase, translating into MPNRSLWRMLAVLAVGALTAVLLAPSAAQAAPRESRPVYSYADAVRESVWVDTGLDEDGDGRTDRVAADIVRPSEPARQGRKVPVIMDASPYYSCCGRGNESQLKTYDAQGHVVQMPLFYDNFFVPRGYAFVGVDLAGTDRSDGCVDVGGRSDIGSAKAVVDWLGGRGRAYTTRTGTTPVKADWTNGATGMIGKSWDATIANGVAATGVRNLKTIVPISGISSWYDYYFAQGAQLYDGGPDELAGYVESDSAQAHCAAVQEKLAEGSPDSGDWTPLWTERDYVKDAGKVRASVFLVHGMQDLNVRTKHLGQWWDALAKHGVERKIWLSQTGHVDPFDYRRGAWVDTLHRWFDHELLGYDNGIDREPMADIERHPDQWATSALWPPRDTRTTTLYPAGGTTPGVGTLGPRRATGTETFTDDPSRSETDWAADLTRSTHDKAAFITPALTGPLRISGSSQVTVTATPSTASAHLSAVLVDLGPDTIRDYADSAEGITTLTERTCWGESTAGDSACFKATSAKTADVGATVVSRGWADLGHHASLAKGVPLTPGRAYTMTLDLAATDHVVPEGHRLALVVAGTDKDLIEPPSTRPTLTLDLSRTTARLPLTGGPAALDRATAAPPTPRTLTVVGTPRCLTGYGDGCTATGSPRRTVPGSSTSR; encoded by the coding sequence ATGCCGAATCGCTCGCTCTGGAGAATGCTCGCGGTCCTGGCCGTCGGCGCACTGACGGCCGTCCTCCTCGCCCCGTCCGCCGCCCAGGCGGCACCGCGCGAGAGCAGGCCCGTCTACTCGTACGCCGACGCCGTCCGCGAGTCCGTATGGGTGGACACCGGCCTGGACGAGGACGGCGACGGCCGCACCGACCGCGTCGCCGCCGACATCGTCCGCCCGTCCGAACCGGCCCGCCAGGGTCGCAAGGTGCCCGTCATCATGGACGCCAGCCCCTACTACTCCTGCTGCGGCCGAGGCAACGAGAGCCAGCTCAAGACGTACGACGCGCAAGGCCACGTCGTGCAAATGCCCCTTTTCTACGACAATTTCTTCGTTCCTCGTGGCTACGCGTTCGTCGGCGTCGACCTCGCCGGCACCGACCGCAGCGACGGCTGCGTGGACGTCGGCGGCCGCTCCGACATCGGCTCCGCCAAGGCCGTCGTGGACTGGCTCGGCGGCCGCGGCCGCGCCTACACCACCCGCACCGGCACCACACCGGTCAAGGCGGACTGGACCAACGGCGCCACCGGCATGATCGGCAAGAGCTGGGACGCCACCATCGCCAACGGCGTCGCCGCCACCGGCGTCAGGAACCTCAAGACCATCGTCCCGATCAGCGGCATCTCCTCCTGGTACGACTACTACTTCGCCCAGGGCGCCCAGCTCTACGACGGCGGCCCCGACGAACTCGCCGGATACGTGGAGAGCGACTCCGCCCAGGCCCACTGCGCGGCCGTACAGGAGAAACTCGCCGAGGGCAGCCCCGACTCCGGCGACTGGACCCCGCTGTGGACCGAGCGGGACTACGTGAAGGACGCGGGCAAGGTCCGCGCCAGCGTGTTCCTGGTGCACGGGATGCAGGACCTCAACGTCCGCACCAAGCACCTCGGCCAGTGGTGGGACGCGCTGGCGAAGCACGGCGTCGAGCGGAAGATCTGGCTCTCCCAGACCGGCCACGTCGACCCCTTCGACTACCGGCGCGGCGCCTGGGTCGACACCCTGCACCGCTGGTTCGACCACGAGCTCCTCGGTTACGACAACGGCATCGACCGCGAGCCCATGGCCGACATCGAGCGCCACCCCGACCAGTGGGCCACCTCCGCGCTCTGGCCGCCGCGTGACACCCGGACCACCACCCTGTACCCGGCCGGCGGCACCACGCCCGGCGTCGGCACCCTGGGCCCGCGCCGGGCCACCGGCACCGAGACCTTCACCGACGACCCGAGCCGGAGCGAGACCGACTGGGCGGCCGACCTCACCAGGTCCACCCACGACAAGGCCGCCTTCATCACCCCGGCGCTCACCGGCCCGCTGCGGATCTCCGGTTCCTCCCAGGTGACCGTCACCGCCACCCCGAGCACCGCCTCCGCCCACCTGTCCGCCGTCCTGGTCGACCTCGGCCCGGACACCATCCGGGATTACGCCGACAGCGCCGAGGGCATCACCACCCTCACCGAGCGCACCTGCTGGGGCGAGAGCACCGCCGGGGACAGCGCCTGCTTCAAGGCGACGTCGGCGAAGACGGCCGACGTCGGCGCCACCGTCGTCAGCCGGGGCTGGGCCGACCTCGGCCACCACGCCTCGCTCGCCAAGGGCGTCCCGCTCACCCCCGGCCGGGCCTACACCATGACCCTCGACCTGGCCGCCACCGACCACGTCGTCCCCGAGGGCCACCGGCTGGCGCTGGTCGTCGCGGGCACCGACAAGGACCTCATCGAACCGCCCTCCACCCGCCCCACCCTCACCCTCGACCTCTCCCGCACCACCGCCCGGCTCCCGCTGACCGGCGGCCCGGCCGCCCTGGACCGCGCCACCGCCGCACCGCCGACGCCGCGCACCCTCACCGTCGTCGGCACCCCGCGCTGCCTGACCGGCTACGGCGACGGCTGCACCGCCACCGGGTCACCGAGGCGGACCGTGCCCGGTTCGAGCACCTCCAGGTAG
- a CDS encoding amino acid permease, which translates to MSKDAVGSAPATASAQQAHTPADAGDAGYSKDLKPRHVNMIAIGGAIGTGLFLGAGGRLHNAGPALALAYLVCGVFAFFVVRALGELVLYRPSSGSFVSYAREFLGEKGAYVAGWMYFLNWSTTGIADITAIALYTHYWSMFTSIPQWVLALIALAVVLAVNLISVKIFGEMEFWFAIIKVATLVGFMLIGIFLLATQHDVDGQQPGLSVITDHGGIFPHGMMPVVLVMQGVIFAYAALELVGVAAGETEHPEKVVPRAVNSIMWRVGVFYVGSVVLLALLLPGSVYSADQSPFVTVLSKVGIPAAGDVMNLVVLTAAMSSLNSGLYSTGRILRSMAMAGSAPKFTSRMNRSQVPYGGILLTCAVCVLGVGLNYLVPSQAFEIVLNVASLGIISTWVIIMVCHMIFVRRAREGQVTRPHFQLKFSPVTEIVTIAFLLVCLGMMWNDPEVGRRTLYLIPLIAVLLVAGWFGVRRRVTANTDRELTDLTK; encoded by the coding sequence GTGAGCAAGGACGCCGTTGGTTCGGCCCCGGCCACTGCCTCAGCGCAGCAGGCCCACACGCCCGCGGACGCGGGCGACGCCGGTTACAGCAAGGACCTCAAGCCCCGGCACGTCAACATGATCGCCATCGGCGGCGCCATCGGCACCGGCCTGTTCCTGGGCGCGGGCGGCCGCCTGCACAACGCGGGCCCCGCGCTCGCCCTTGCCTACCTGGTCTGCGGAGTCTTCGCGTTCTTCGTGGTCCGGGCGCTCGGCGAGCTCGTCCTGTACCGCCCGTCCTCCGGGTCCTTCGTGTCGTACGCGCGCGAGTTCCTCGGCGAGAAGGGCGCCTATGTCGCCGGCTGGATGTACTTCCTGAACTGGTCGACCACCGGCATCGCCGACATCACCGCGATCGCGCTCTACACGCACTACTGGAGCATGTTCACGTCCATACCGCAGTGGGTGCTGGCACTCATCGCGCTGGCCGTGGTGCTCGCCGTGAACCTGATCTCGGTGAAGATCTTCGGCGAGATGGAGTTCTGGTTCGCGATCATCAAGGTCGCCACCCTGGTGGGCTTCATGCTCATCGGCATCTTCCTGCTGGCCACCCAGCACGACGTGGACGGCCAGCAGCCGGGCCTGAGCGTCATCACCGACCACGGCGGGATCTTCCCGCACGGCATGATGCCCGTCGTCCTGGTCATGCAGGGCGTGATCTTCGCGTACGCCGCGCTGGAGCTGGTCGGCGTCGCCGCCGGTGAGACCGAGCACCCCGAGAAGGTCGTCCCGCGCGCGGTGAACTCGATCATGTGGCGCGTCGGCGTGTTCTACGTCGGCTCCGTCGTCCTGCTCGCGCTGCTGCTGCCCGGCTCGGTGTACTCCGCCGACCAGAGCCCGTTCGTGACCGTGCTGTCCAAGGTCGGCATCCCGGCGGCCGGCGACGTGATGAACCTGGTCGTGCTCACCGCCGCCATGTCCTCGCTGAACTCCGGCCTGTACTCCACGGGCCGCATCCTGCGCTCCATGGCCATGGCCGGTTCCGCGCCGAAGTTCACCAGCCGGATGAATCGCAGCCAGGTCCCCTACGGCGGCATCCTGCTGACCTGCGCGGTCTGCGTGCTCGGCGTCGGCCTGAACTACCTCGTGCCCAGCCAGGCGTTCGAGATCGTGCTGAACGTGGCCTCGCTCGGCATCATCAGCACCTGGGTGATCATCATGGTCTGCCACATGATCTTCGTCCGCCGTGCCCGCGAGGGCCAGGTCACCCGGCCGCACTTCCAGCTCAAGTTCAGCCCGGTCACGGAGATCGTCACGATCGCCTTCCTGCTGGTCTGTCTCGGCATGATGTGGAACGACCCCGAGGTCGGCCGCCGCACCCTCTACCTGATCCCGCTGATCGCCGTCCTGCTGGTCGCCGGCTGGTTCGGCGTCCGCCGCCGGGTCACCGCGAACACGGACCGGGAGCTGACCGACCTCACGAAGTAG
- a CDS encoding PfkB family carbohydrate kinase, whose protein sequence is MTDVLVLGGAGVDTIVRVPELPLPFADSYPVDTGVHTRAGQTGDFVALGLAALGLRVHHLDLIGDDPEGDLVRALHHERGIALTALPQPAGTKRAVNLVGPDGRRLSLYDTSRARPGDRFPDDVLRPLAEAARHVHVTITQPCAEALPLLRETGVPLSTDLHDWDGENPYHEPFALAADLVFVSATALADPERTMRRIAERGRARIVVATAGAEGARLLADGELIHVPPAVPPAPVVDSNGAGDAFAAAFLYGHLAGEAPERCARYGAMAGAYACTVPATRADAIGRDGLLGEGAVTA, encoded by the coding sequence ATGACCGACGTGCTGGTGCTGGGCGGTGCCGGGGTGGACACCATCGTCCGCGTGCCCGAGCTGCCGCTGCCCTTCGCCGACAGCTATCCCGTCGACACCGGCGTCCACACCCGCGCCGGGCAGACCGGCGACTTCGTCGCGCTCGGGCTCGCCGCGCTGGGCCTGCGCGTCCACCACCTCGACCTGATCGGCGACGACCCCGAGGGCGACCTCGTCCGGGCCCTCCATCACGAGCGGGGCATCGCCCTGACCGCGCTGCCGCAGCCCGCCGGGACCAAGCGGGCGGTCAACCTGGTCGGCCCCGACGGCCGCCGTCTCTCCCTGTACGACACCAGCCGCGCCCGCCCCGGCGACCGCTTCCCGGACGACGTGCTGCGTCCCCTCGCCGAGGCCGCCCGGCATGTCCACGTGACCATCACCCAGCCCTGCGCCGAGGCGCTGCCGCTGTTGCGGGAGACCGGCGTGCCGCTCTCCACCGACCTGCACGACTGGGACGGCGAGAACCCGTACCACGAGCCGTTCGCCCTCGCGGCCGACCTCGTGTTCGTCTCCGCCACCGCCCTCGCCGACCCCGAGCGCACCATGCGCCGGATCGCGGAACGGGGCCGCGCCCGGATCGTCGTCGCCACGGCGGGCGCCGAGGGGGCCCGTCTGCTCGCCGACGGCGAGCTGATCCACGTCCCCCCAGCGGTCCCGCCCGCCCCGGTGGTCGACTCCAACGGCGCGGGAGACGCCTTCGCCGCCGCCTTCCTCTACGGCCACCTGGCCGGGGAGGCCCCGGAGCGCTGCGCACGCTACGGCGCCATGGCGGGCGCCTACGCCTGCACCGTCCCGGCCACCCGCGCGGACGCGATAGGCCGCGACGGCCTCCTCGGCGAGGGAGCCGTCACGGCCTAG
- a CDS encoding macro domain-containing protein: MSEILYIRGDATVPCAEGPKVIAHVCNDIGGWGRGFVSALSARWPEPEAAYRAWYRGRAANDFGLGAVQLVEVGPRLWVANMIGQHGIRGRGKGVPVRYEAIDTALGRLADQVIELGASVHMPRIGCGLAGGEWPRVEPLVSGRLLGRGIPVTVYDHGEGGA, translated from the coding sequence ATGTCGGAGATCCTTTACATCCGGGGTGACGCCACCGTTCCGTGTGCGGAGGGCCCCAAGGTGATCGCCCATGTCTGCAACGACATCGGCGGCTGGGGGAGGGGCTTCGTCTCCGCGCTGTCCGCGCGCTGGCCGGAGCCGGAGGCGGCCTACCGGGCCTGGTACCGGGGCCGCGCGGCGAACGACTTCGGTCTGGGCGCCGTCCAGCTCGTCGAGGTGGGCCCGCGCCTGTGGGTGGCCAACATGATCGGCCAGCACGGCATCAGGGGGCGCGGCAAGGGCGTCCCGGTGCGGTACGAGGCGATCGACACCGCGCTCGGACGGCTCGCGGACCAGGTGATCGAACTAGGTGCCTCCGTGCACATGCCCCGCATAGGCTGCGGTCTGGCGGGCGGCGAGTGGCCGCGCGTGGAGCCGCTCGTGAGCGGGCGGCTGCTGGGCCGGGGCATCCCGGTGACCGTGTACGACCACGGGGAGGGCGGCGCATGA
- a CDS encoding MOSC domain-containing protein, with protein sequence MATVTALRRYPVKSMLGEPLTSVAVTARGLHGDRVAAVLDGTGAVGSAKHPRKWGRLLGCGATFGASVTIGLPDGTAHSPGDPELDARLSELLGREVSVSDDPSRAGGALEREVPAYEGGLPEVLRGTARTDDTGTSVTSGGVAPGTFFDFGAVHLVTTASLARLREACPTGDFDPRRFRPNLVVDTPDVPGFPEDAWVGARLRVGGALFRVTVPTPRCVLPALAQAGLPADPAVMRTVAREHRVPVFGLGRLSCVGVYLEVLEPGTVRLGDPVAVQPSP encoded by the coding sequence ATGGCGACTGTGACGGCGCTGCGCCGCTACCCGGTGAAGTCCATGCTCGGCGAGCCCCTGACGAGCGTCGCGGTCACCGCGCGCGGGCTGCACGGAGACCGGGTGGCGGCTGTTCTCGACGGCACGGGAGCGGTCGGCTCCGCCAAACACCCGCGTAAGTGGGGCCGGTTGCTCGGGTGCGGGGCGACGTTCGGCGCATCCGTGACGATCGGACTGCCCGACGGGACGGCCCACTCCCCCGGTGACCCGGAGTTGGACGCCCGGCTGTCCGAGCTGCTGGGCCGGGAGGTGTCCGTGTCGGACGACCCTTCGCGGGCCGGCGGCGCGCTGGAGCGGGAGGTGCCCGCGTACGAGGGCGGCCTGCCCGAGGTGCTGCGGGGCACGGCCCGTACGGACGACACCGGTACGTCGGTCACCTCGGGCGGTGTGGCACCGGGGACGTTCTTCGACTTCGGCGCCGTCCACCTGGTCACCACCGCGTCCCTGGCGCGGCTGCGGGAGGCCTGCCCCACGGGGGACTTCGATCCGCGCCGCTTCCGGCCCAACCTGGTCGTCGACACACCGGACGTCCCGGGCTTCCCCGAGGACGCCTGGGTGGGCGCCCGGCTGCGGGTGGGCGGGGCACTGTTCCGGGTGACGGTGCCCACGCCCCGCTGTGTGCTCCCCGCCCTGGCCCAGGCCGGCCTTCCGGCCGACCCGGCCGTCATGCGGACGGTGGCCCGCGAACACCGGGTGCCGGTGTTCGGTCTGGGCCGCCTGTCCTGCGTCGGTGTCTACCTGGAGGTGCTCGAACCGGGCACGGTCCGCCTCGGTGACCCGGTGGCGGTGCAGCCGTCGCCGTAG